CGTAGGATTCGTCGCCTCGCAAACCCTCCTCGGCTCGCACGATCGAAGCCAGCGCCGACTGCAGCAGGTCCATCTGCCGGGAGCTCGTCACGCCGAGCTCGTCGCCGGGCCGGCGCGCCAGGACCATCGGAAGCGCCTCGCGGATCGCGTCCCGCAACGACTCGGCGCCGCCCGGTCTCACGGCCACCGTCTCCACCTCGGCCACGATGCGCGCGCTTCCGCCCGGGCCCGAGCCAGCCCCCGCGCCCGCGCCGCCAGCCCACGCGCGGCGCGCCTCCTCCCGGCCGCTCGCGATACCGGCCCCCCCGGCGAGATCCGCCTTGTTCCACGCCACGATCGTCGGCCGCTCCGCCACGATCGCGGCCGCTTCCATGTCCCCGTCTCCCACGGGCTCGGAACGATCGAGCACGAGGACCGCGAGATCGCACGACTCCGCCGCGGCGCGAGAGCGATCGACGCCGAGCTGCTCCACGCGCTCCGAGGCGTGCCGCACGCCCGCGGTATCCGCGAGCCGGACCTCGACGCCATCCACCTGGATCGACTCCTCCACCGTGTCGCGCGTCGTGCCCGGCGTCTCCGCGACGATGGCGCGCTCGTACCCGAGGAGCGCGTTCAGAAGGCTCGACTTCCCCACGTTGGGCCGGCCGATCAGCGCCGCGCGCACGCCGGCCTCGACCCCGCGCGACTCGCGGAGACGCGCGATCCACTCGCGAAGCGACACGGCCACGTCCGAGCAGCGCGACGCGAGCGCCATCCCGTCGAGCGGCTCGCCCACGTCGGCCGGAAAGTCGATCCGCGACTCCACCTCGGCGACCAGCTGGACCAGCTCCGCGTCCAGCGCCGCGACGCGCCGCGTGAGGGATCCGCCGAGCGCCTCGCGCGCCACGAGC
This window of the Candidatus Eisenbacteria bacterium genome carries:
- the mnmE gene encoding tRNA uridine-5-carboxymethylaminomethyl(34) synthesis GTPase MnmE, translating into MTNDTIVAPATAPGESAVAITRLSGPRALEIAAARFAGRASPLDSPSHRILFGSFLSRDGSPLDTVLLFIFRAPHSYTGEDLVEISSHGGAVLPAAILAELVASGARPARPGEFTERAFRNGKMDLAQAESVAALVRARSERSALVAREALGGSLTRRVAALDAELVQLVAEVESRIDFPADVGEPLDGMALASRCSDVAVSLREWIARLRESRGVEAGVRAALIGRPNVGKSSLLNALLGYERAIVAETPGTTRDTVEESIQVDGVEVRLADTAGVRHASERVEQLGVDRSRAAAESCDLAVLVLDRSEPVGDGDMEAAAIVAERPTIVAWNKADLAGGAGIASGREEARRAWAGGAGAGAGSGPGGSARIVAEVETVAVRPGGAESLRDAIREALPMVLARRPGDELGVTSSRQMDLLQSALASIVRAEEGLRGDESY